The region TAACATGACCTTATAGCTTCTCATTATCATCCTCATAAAAAATGGGGATGATAATGAGTTAATGCGCGGTTACTCCTGAGCCAGAGTCAGGCGTGGACTTTCTTTGGAGTGGGGATGACAAAAACGGCACTTCCGCCACCTTCATAGTCAACAACCTGAATCCGCGGGCTAAAATAGAACCCCTTTCCGGTTACCGCCTTATGTCTTCCTTATGTTTCAAAGGCAAAGTTAAGCGACACAAAGGTTTAGGGTTTAAGAACCCGAAAAACAGCAGACTCGTTCTATATAAAAGGGCTTAATCCCCATCCCTCAATGACTCGGACTCGGCTTCAATTCCCGCGCAAAAGCGGCATAAAGCTCAGCTTGAACTCGTCTTTGTTTCCGCTGATATCCGCGCAAGAGACCGTCAAATTGTAGGAACGATAGTTTTGCAGGGGTTGTTTGGGTTTGAGGGTGTAAAAAGAGCTGTTGGCGCCTTCGATGCTGAAGTCGATATCCACATTTGTTTCCGCGGCACGCAGGCTGGCGGAAAACGCGGAGGCGGGTATGATTTCCGAAAATCGCAGTTCCAGCGAGGGCTGCAGGCTGTTCACAGAGCTGCCGTTGCGGGGTGTGCTGGAAACCAGCTTGGGTGGCTGGAGGTCTTTTTGTTCGGAAGCGCGGAAATCCATTTTTTCAAAGGTGCTGAGGTTGCCTTTGGGGTCACGGATGCCGCGGATTTCGACCCGATAGTTGGTGGGTTCCTGTTCCTGAGTGAGCAGGGTAAGCTTGTTGGAATCCAGGCTTGCAATGAGGATGGGCAGTTCGCCACCGGTGTCGAGCCGCAACAATTTAACGGATTCGTAACCTGCCAAAGCTTCGGAAAAATGGATGAGAATTTCGCGGTCGTTGACGGCTTGAACCTGTTTGATTGTGGGTTTGGTGGTGTCCGCGTAAGCCAGATGGATGTCCAAATTCTGGGAACGGCTCAACCGCAGTTGGGTTTCATAAAATGGTTCGCTATCCGGGTCGTGGCGATTGTTACGGTTTTTATCGACATAGGCGCGCAGCAGGTAGGAAGCGGGATTCAGCGATTCAATCACATAGCTGCCACCTTGGGAAACCGCGCTCAATACATTCAGTGAATCCGCGGAAAGCAGCCTGAGCTGCACTGGCAGAGCGGCATCGTCTTTTTCCTCAAAGCTCACTTTGCCAGAAATCCGCAGGTTTTGAAGCTCGCCATGGGCAAAGATGAGGGTTTGGTTTTCCTCGAGGTTGTTGCCCCGGATGTCTTTCAGGCGCGAACTGACTGTCACATAATAGTTTGTGTTTGGCAGCAGTTCTTCGTTGAAGCGGATATGGAGGCTGCTTTTATCCACCGTAATCTTTTTGTTCCGCACGGGCGGATAGATGTAAATCGCCTGGGCAACGGAGTTTTTGTCCAAAGGTTTGGAAAAATTTATCTCGATGCGGTTCTGGTCAATCTGGCCAAATTCGGCAGGCAAAGAGTTCAAAATGATGGGACGCTCCAAATCCTCCGGGCCGCCGGTGGGGCTTTTTTTGCTGCCACAGGCTGTGAGAAAAAACAGCAGGGCAAGCGGAACAAGAAATCGTAAAAGCTTATTCATCATAGTCTTCCAGTTTAAGCGAACCAGTTTCATGCAGGGCACGCGCGTATTTTCCCAAAACGTCATATTCGAGGTTGACCTTGGCGCCGGGGCTGAGCTGTCCCAAGTTCGTATTTTGGCGGGTGTGGGAAATCAGCGCGATGGTGAAAGAGGCGGGTTTCAGCTCCGAAATGGTGAGGCTGACGCCGTTTACAGCCACGGAACCTTGCGGCACCATCAAGGCTCTGTCTCGCGAATCCAGCTCAAAACGCAGCCAGGTGGTGGCGCCTCTGGTTTTGCTTTCCAGAAGGGTGGAAACGCGGTCGATATGACCCTGAACCCAGTGCCCATCAAGGCTATCGCCAATTTTCAAGGCGGGTTCCAAATTCACAATGCTGTTGGTGTTCCAGCTTCCGGCGGTGGTTTTCGCCAGTGTTTCCGCCATGATTTCTGCTTCAAAACTGCTCTCAGAAAACCCTGTCAAGGTGAGGCAGATGCCGTCACAGGCGATGCTGGCGCCG is a window of Candidatus Cloacimonadota bacterium DNA encoding:
- a CDS encoding riboflavin synthase, whose product is MFTGIILATSRVLRVVPSAGAKMLSIQRPKVLGELKIGASIACDGICLTLTGFSESSFEAEIMAETLAKTTAGSWNTNSIVNLEPALKIGDSLDGHWVQGHIDRVSTLLESKTRGATTWLRFELDSRDRALMVPQGSVAVNGVSLTISELKPASFTIALISHTRQNTNLGQLSPGAKVNLEYDVLGKYARALHETGSLKLEDYDE
- a CDS encoding Ig-like domain-containing protein — translated: MNKLLRFLVPLALLFFLTACGSKKSPTGGPEDLERPIILNSLPAEFGQIDQNRIEINFSKPLDKNSVAQAIYIYPPVRNKKITVDKSSLHIRFNEELLPNTNYYVTVSSRLKDIRGNNLEENQTLIFAHGELQNLRISGKVSFEEKDDAALPVQLRLLSADSLNVLSAVSQGGSYVIESLNPASYLLRAYVDKNRNNRHDPDSEPFYETQLRLSRSQNLDIHLAYADTTKPTIKQVQAVNDREILIHFSEALAGYESVKLLRLDTGGELPILIASLDSNKLTLLTQEQEPTNYRVEIRGIRDPKGNLSTFEKMDFRASEQKDLQPPKLVSSTPRNGSSVNSLQPSLELRFSEIIPASAFSASLRAAETNVDIDFSIEGANSSFYTLKPKQPLQNYRSYNLTVSCADISGNKDEFKLSFMPLLRGN